DNA from Tripterygium wilfordii isolate XIE 37 chromosome 15, ASM1340144v1, whole genome shotgun sequence:
ATACCATAGAAACCTGCCTGTATAACATAAGGCCTAACTCGTGCATCCAATAGCCAACACACATGCTGCCTAAATCTGAGTGGACCTCCTGTATCCTGTTGATGACATACATTTTTTAGCTAAAACTATgtaatattttacaaataattttttttatatattgtttatATACCTGTCGACGCCACACGTCTTCTGAACGATGGTTTACCTGCATATGAAGAACAGATTGATCGTCCGATCCAGGATGATCCTCCCTCGTAACACGAACACCGGGTACTCTAGCATTTCTCGATGATCCTCCACCCCGTGTCCGCGCCATCCGTCAACTCCTTGAACCTGCACGTATAAATATGTTAATAAGAACAATACCTGTGATAAGCAAATGGTTCTGGCCAACAATCACGCATTGCTGCCAGTATACCAACATGTCGATCAAACAAGACACAAATGCCTCTTCGATCGGTAACATAAGAACGAATGCATGCTATGAACCATCCCCAATTATCAGTACTTTCTTCATCCACAATTGCAAAGCATAACGGATAAAGTCCATTATCTACATCAAACCCAACTGCGATCAATGATTTTCCTTTGTATTTCCCGTACAAATGAGTGCCGACAATATTGAAAGCCAACTATAGAAGGCCAGAATGCCCAGAATATACGACCAAACGTAGCTCGATTGCTAACAAGTTCCTTATAGTTAAATTTCACAACCGACCCTGGATTTGAAACCTGTATAGCTTGCAACAATCTAGGGAGAACATTGTATGAAGCTTCAAATGTCCCAAATAATTTCTCAATAACTTTTTGTTTTGCCTTCCATGCTTTCTTGTACGACACCTGGTACTGCAACTGAGAACTAGCAAAGGCTTGAATAGCTGCTATATTTATCTTCAAATCTGCTCTAACCATAGGTAGCACTTCCTCTGCGATATACTCTAAATCCAACTGGCGATGACCCTGATGCAGGGACGCATTTGTGCATGTATGCCGACCTTTAATTACTGTTATCTTCCATACATtgagtttttctttcttcatagcTCTAAGATACCAATTGCAAACTGGCTCTTTCACGCATTTCAACTGTATGACATCTGAATTTGAACGTTGTGTCTTGTACTGGTAGTTATTCTGAATGTGCCACATCTTCACAGCCTGAAGTAATTGTTTCTTGTTCTCAAATACTTCATTTACTGCCATTGTATCAAATTTATCTGAATTGTGCATATCCCAATCTCGACAAACTGCATGATCTGACTGGCTCATATCGCCAAATTCAGGTACGCGATCAGCTAAATTTAGGCACCTCTCCTCATCCGTGATGGTTGGGTCAATATTCACCCCCACATTTCCATCAACCTCTTCGTCATCGCTATAATCGGACTCAATTTCCTGTTCTTCTTCTACCAACTCAGAATCATTATTAACAATTGCGCCCTCGAACTGACTATCGTCTTCATTATGACACATTTCTGGGATTAGATTTAGGTTCATGTATGGTGAGAATTGTTGATATGAACTACGCACGTCTGTTTGAGTTTCATCAATCCATGGCATGGATGGATTGTAATTTGCGTCATTATCAAAATCATCCTCAAACTGGAAGTTTGCATTTCGATTCCAACATGATGTCATTATATTCTCCAATCTACATTAGAATATAATAATTGTGTCATTTTACAAACAACCATATTATTTCCTCCAACATTTTAACACCTACGATATCAGTtctatatattataatatgtaCATATCCCATCTATCAAAATTTCACATTCATAACTACAAACATATAACTAATAGGAAAtcattaaaattacaaaaaatcttaaaaattttaattcataACTATCCACATCTACACCATATCATATCTCAAACAACCAGTGTTTTAAAAGGCGGGTTCAGAAATCGAGGTGCTCGACTTATTTGATGCAAGGCATAAGCCTCGGTAAGAATTAATCTAAAATGTACatgtacacattcaaataatgtaatcatatcaatttatcaatttatgaagacataactccatccatcatcaattcaagtgatCAAGTCTCTAAATaacaatattaataaaattgacACCACATATGGGGAAAAACTTAGAGATGAGGTAAGTGGAGTCATTGTTTATGTATctttaaacaaatatatattaaagCACTCGGTATAGACTATAGATGCAGTGATGAACAATTGAACATTATATGTGCAGTAAACTACAACTAACTTTGATTAAGAACGAATGGCTTTTATGTTTATTCTCTCCACTAAACCACTGAATGTGCAAATGCACACAAATATTACCTCCACACCAGAGCCCACGCATAATTGCGTAGACGACAACAACTCAACttgatttgtttttcaatttttctggGAATTATAACGAATACACATGTAATATAGAATTATAGATCTagcaaaaaaagttaaaaaaccTATGGTTGAACTTCTGAATAGCATAGCTCAATGATCTTAGCAACACCTAAGCAGATATGATTCAGACAAAGcacaattatttaaaaaaaaaattgaagacacAGAATGACAGAACAGATGCGCATACCTGAGGTGAAGGCTGAGGCCGCGTGTGGCAGTACTGGAGGAGAAAAGAGGCTGAGGTCGCGTAGTCGCGAGTCGCGACAGCCACAGAAGAGGTCGCGGTGTTGCAAGGGGGAGTTGCAGCTGCAAGGGGGAGATCGATTTGAAGGCATGGCTGATGGAGAGGAGGTCGCGATTTGAAGGGTGGTGCGATTCAGTAGTCTTTCACTCTTTCACGATTTAGGTTGTGTTTAAACTTCAGTTTTGACCTATTGAAACAAACTCTGTGAGGCTTACGCCTTGGTGCGTACTGTTCCGAGTCGTACGCCTTAGTCATATGAGGCGTAAACCTCAAAGTCCTCTGTCAAGGGTGTACGCCCAGAGGCTGCTCACAAACGCCTCGCCTTGAGGCGCGCCTCAAGGCGTACGCCCCGATCGCCTTTTAAAACACTGCAAACAACAACATACATATCATAtattttatagaaaaaaaaaattgaacacatCTGTACCTCTTGATAATCTTCCACGGGTGTGGACTTCAGCTGGCGTCATCATGGGTCGGCGAGGCTGCAGGCGGCTGATGGCTGCTTCACTGGTCGGAGGGTCTGTTGTGGGTCGTTGGTGGTGGCTGTATCACCAGAAGCTCTTTGGTTTTTTGTGGGGTACGGGTGGGGACGAGAGACGGGGGAAAGGGAGAAATAAGGTGAAAACGTGTGTGGCTGGGGATTCTCGCAGGAGATTtcagataattttttttaaaaaattttaatggtCACGCCATTCACAATGGCGTGTAGTGCTATATTGAGAAATAATTTCATCCCAATATTATATTGGAAAATATTATTTCTAGTGCTATATTGGAAAAAAACTCCCAATAATGGTAATCTCATTGTAAGAGCCCTATTTTTAGCTAATCTCAttaatttttgtacaattgtacCAAACAAGTTCTAGGATTCTCTGACGTGGGTCCGACAAACTGAGAAAGTACACAGATGCCACgtaatcaaagaaaaagaattcaGTTTCATCTAGCGGTCTCCGTGCCGAAGTGACCGCTCTCGTTCAAAACCCTACCCCTCTCCCTGTTTCGCAGCGGTTTTTGCTTCGCTTTTTTTCCAACAGACAAACAACACACTCTCTCTCGTGTTTGTTCGCCAGAAACCCTAAACGGTACATCTCGTCGATTTTCTTTctcatgttttatgtttttggcgGCTTTAAGATCTGTTGCTTTGAAAAATTCGATAACTTATTCTATACATGTATGTTTATCAATTTATTCGTTTCTGGTTTGCGTGTCTTGCATACTTAGATGGATCGGTATCAGAGGGTGGAGAAGCCGAAGCCTGAGACACCTATTAACGAGAATGAAGTTCGCATTACCACTCAGGGAAGGATGAGGAACTACATTACCTATGCCACCACTCTGCTCCaggtcctctctctctctctctctctctctctctatatatatatatatatatgtatatatggttcCTGATGTCTTTGCATCCATGACTTGGGTCTTGATTCGTGTTTTATCGGTTCAATGAGGTCTCTTTTTCTCAAAAGTTTGTACAGACTACAGGGGCTTTAACTTGTTGTGGCTGTATGATTGGCGTATGAATTACCTAGTGGATGTTGCTATAGTTTTTCCGAGGGTGTGGTTCTGCGTTTATTATGTTGGGATTGCTTGTTGTTCTGGATAATTATGCTGCTTGGATAACCCTGccttttgtttttagttttttagtCGATATTTGGTACTTATCATGGAGTGTCGTGGTTTTTCTCATGTTTTTTTGATACTTTATTCAGATGTATCTTCAGTTGATGAATTTTCAatctttcttattattttaaCTGTTAAAGTTGTGGTTACTTTTTATTAGGATCTACATTTGGGAGTCTTGAtgaattttcttctttgttctctgttttttttgttggaattccatggtattgaaaattttaaCTTCTTATGCATCCAGTTGTCATCAGATTATGAGGATCTACATTTGGGAGTCTTgatgaattttctttctttgttctctgttttttttgttggaattcCATGGTATTGAAATTTACATATTTGGACCCCCTGAAACTTGTGAGGATTGAACAATTTTGATTTCAGTCAAAGATTATTGAATAACTGTTTTACTCTGATATTTTGTTTCAAAGGTGATGTGTGATTTTTTTCCTCTCGTTCATGTTTACAGGAGAAGGGATCTAGTGAAATTTCTCTCAAGGCCATGGGCAGAGCTATAAACAAGACTGTGATGATTGCTGAATTGATCAAGGTGAATCACTTGtgtgtaactttttttttaatcttttgccTGATAGCATACAGAGTGTTGGATGTTCTTTTGGTAGTGCATTTTGTTTACTCGCATTTTGGTTGCATGCACATATACGATGTATGCACTTCAGAATTTGCTTTTCATTTCAGAGAAGGATCGCTGGTCTTCATCAGAACACTTCAATTGGTTCTACTGATATAACTGACATGTGGGAGCCACTGGAGGAGGGCCTTCTACCGTAAGGATTTTCACATATTCTGTCTCCATAGTTGTGTTGTATTAGATAGAGCCATCATCATGGCTGTATGGCTGATTTCTGTATCCCTCTGTCAGCCTGGAAACTACACGTCACGTATCAGTGATTACAATTACCTTGTCCAAGAAGGAGCTAGATACATCCTCAACAGGGTAAGTAGGAAGTGTTTGTTCCATGAACTAATCACTAATTGTTTTGtcattgttaattttttttgactgTACAATTGTACATACGCAGTCGAAATTGCTAATCTATAGTTTAATCTTCTTGCACAGCATCATTGCTTGTAggtattcatttatttttgctGGATGCTGTGGACATTTCCGTTGTAGTACTTTCACTTAGTTGAGTTACTTGTTACTTTTCCATAAATAAATTTCTATATTTTTCGAGTATTATTTTTAGGTTTTAAAGACCTGGCTAGGAACTGTGGTTTGTTGGATGATATTTTTTGAATGATATGTGTGTTGGTTCAGATGTTTGTCTTGGTAACACTGCTGCCAGCATGGCTAGCCTATTACGTGTTCATCAATATGCCAGTTAAATCATATAAATCCGTGGGCTTTTCTGAATAGTTTTGATTATGTCAACCAGAATGGGCTACTGATTTATCAAACCTCTCCTTTATGTTTTACTAGTATCGCCACTTCTAAGCCTTTGAGAATTTTCTTCGAGTCAAGATCTTGAGCATTACCATGTATGTACCTTGCCATgctattttttgttgtttgataCCTCTGGATTATTTCACTTATGCAGCTATCAACAGCCTATTCCGGCTGACCAAGTGAGACCATGGATTGAAAATGATTATGAAGGAGGTAAGCTATCAGGTATATCTTTCTGATTCTACAGCCTCTACAGAATCTTAATcaattttactctttttttttttttttgtggaatagAGGGGGACTCTCCTGGATTCCTAGGCAGGGGGCGTGGTGGTCGCGGGAGGGGTGGAGGCAGAGGTAATAACTATAACATACACTGTTCTagcaactctctctctctctctctgtttgtcTGTCTGTCTTTGTGTGCTTGTCTAAGGGGGAAAAGCGTTTATGCTTTCATTGTTGTTGATAATTGAGATCGAGTTCTACTAATCAAACTCCCAATCTGAATTCAaatatttcttttgaattttcaGTATGACTTTTAGTCTCTCATGCACTTGTAGATCTTCCTTTGTGAAATCATATTGAGGTTCTGAAGGACGAGTACCATAAACAGTGTTAAAAACATTGGCATGGTGTTTAGAAATGGGTATATAGTAGTTGTGTGGTGACTACTAACTTGTGAAGTCGAGGTCCACTTACAAATTAAAAACTCAGGCTATCATAGTCTTATTTTGAGATAGCCGAAGTacatctcttcttttttcttttctattgaaAGTATGTGAATATGATATTAACAGCTGCTAATAGATATTCTTGTACGCTTTATTTGTGGAACTTTTGTCCCAAAGAAAGTGTTATTAATCATGACATATTTTGACGAGTAGCCACTTTGCCCATTGCCgctattttttttgtcttttgcaCCTATGTATATTTAGAAttgtactgttttttttttttttgctgtagCATAAAATAAATTGACAAATAGATTTAAAATGCACTTCCATCTTCTCATGTTAAGCCATAATTACCCATAGCATGGTATAACTGGAATGCAAGTTTACAGTAAAACAACGACTGCGGTTTGTAATGATTTGAGTATACTTTCCACTCTGTGTACAGGGTACAATAACAATGGAgtaatggagtataatggtgaTGGTGGGCGTGGATATGGTGGCAGGGGCCGGGGTTGGGGTAGAGGCCGGGGCTACCGTGGACGTGGAAGAAGCTACGGAGGAGGATACATGCAACAACGATCAGGTGGTTATGGTGACTATGCAGGAGGGATGCCTAACACTCAAGTCGGTGGTaagatttatgtttatgttttcaCTTGATTAAA
Protein-coding regions in this window:
- the LOC120016240 gene encoding single-stranded DNA-binding protein-like yields the protein MDRYQRVEKPKPETPINENEVRITTQGRMRNYITYATTLLQEKGSSEISLKAMGRAINKTVMIAELIKRRIAGLHQNTSIGSTDITDMWEPLEEGLLPLETTRHVSVITITLSKKELDTSSTGYQQPIPADQVRPWIENDYEGEGDSPGFLGRGRGGRGRGGGRGYNNNGVMEYNGDGGRGYGGRGRGWGRGRGYRGRGRSYGGGYMQQRSGGYGDYAGGMPNTQVGGQGRGRGRGRGRGRGRGFRSDGPVQAVV